GGGCGGGTGAGGGTGACGGGCTCCGACCGGGCGCGGCCGAGCCGCCTGTGCTGCCGGACGGGTACCTCGAGGTGCCCGTCGTGTGGGGGCCGACCGAGCTCGGTCGGCTCGTGATGCGGAGCGGCTCGTCCCGGGCCTTCTCCCTGGAGGAGCGCCGCACCGTGGTCGCGGTGGCGGACACCTTCGCCGCCGGCCTGGGAGCCGCGGCCTCCCGCTGACAGGGTGGGGTCAGGTGGCGGTGCGGAGCTGGTCGAGGACGACGGGGTCGATGCGGCCGCCGTCGTGCCAGCGCTCCTCGAAGTTCTCCCGGCCCATCCAGTCGTACAGGTCGCGCCACAGGTCGCCGGTGGCGTAGCCCGCGGTGCCGAGGCGGGTGCGGAGCTCGTCGGCCAGGGCCTCGTCGGGGGTGACCAGCTCGTCCTCGGGCGTCGACCCGAAGTAGAGGTCGTGGAGGTCGAGCATCCGCAGCAGGTCGTCGATCGGCTCGGGGGAGTCGTCGCTGCGCAGGTCGACGTGGACGTCCGTGGCCCCGCCGTAGCCGGCCCCCTCCCGCACCACCAGCACGGCTGCGGCCTGCTTGCCCCGGGGGTCGCCGCCGGCGTCCTGGCCCCGGGCCAGGGCCTCGACCAGCCGCCGGGCCAGGGCCTGCTCCGGTGACGAGGCCCGCCACGAGGCGAGCATGGCCTCCACCACCTCGGGCCCGGCCAGCATGTTGCCCTGCACCGCGACCGAGCCCGCCTCGGTCTGCTCCGCGTGCCCGCCGGCCCAGGGCTGGCAGCGGTCACCGGTGAAGGTGGCGGCCGCGCCCTCGGCGTCGACGACGCCGGCCTGGCGCTCGGCGCGCTGCGGGTCCTCGGCGAAGAAGCGCCGGAGCAGCTCCGAGGCGCCCAGCCCGTCGCGGAGGAGGTCGACCCCGTCGGTGCGCAGGGCCAGGTTGCCGTAGGCCTGGGTCGCGACCGCCCCGGCCCCGGCGGCCGCCGCGGGCACGTAGGCCCCGGCGGCGAGGAACTTGCTCGCCACCGCGACGCCCCAGGTGGTGCGGCCGGGGTCGGCCCCGACGATGGAGAAGGTCACCGGCCCAGCCTACGGACGGGCCCGCGACGGGCCATCGGGCCCGCCCGCGGGCCCGTCGTCCCGAGGCGGCCGGCCCCGCCGGGCCCACCTGGCGCTCGCTGCCGGGATCGCGGGACGGGCCCGGCCCGGAGCACTACGTTGCGCCCGACCGATCGGCGGACCACAGAGGGGCCCAGGACGTGCACACACGGATCGAGCAGAGCCGCCGGCGGCGCGTGGGCGTGGCCCTCGCCGCCTGGACCCTGGGCCTGGCCCCCCTGGCGGTCATGGCCGCGGCGGCGCCCTCGGGCGCCCAGGAGGCCTCCGCCGTGGCCACCTCCATCCCCGCCCCCGGCTCGGCCACGTCCTCGCCCGAGACGACGGTGACCCTCACCGGCGTCGCCCCCGAGGCGGTCGGCGACCTCACCGTCACCGGCTCCGAGACCGGCCCCCACGCCGGCACCCTCACCGCCCTCCCGCAGGGCCGGGGGGCCACCTTCACCCCCGACGCCCCCTTCGCCGCGGGCGAGGAGGTCGAGGTCTCCTCGACCGTCCCGGTGGCCGGTGCCGAGGGCACCACCTTCACCTTCACCGTGGGCACCCCCGCCCCCGACCCCGGGTTCCTCGTCGGCGACGAGGCCGAGGACGCCGCGCCCGACACCGCCCCCGACGGGCGGGCCGGCACCCCCAAGGCCGGGCCCACCTACGGCACCCGCCCGGACCTCCGCCCGCCGGAGATCTCCATCGGCACCCCGGCCACCACCACCGCCGAGGGCCTGCTCTTCTCCACGCCCCGTGCCGCCGGCGACGGCAGCACCGACCAGGGCGTGATGATCTACGACGACCAGGGCGAGGTGGTGTGGTTCCGGCCCCAGCTCGACCCCGGCGCCGTGGTCGGCAACGCGGTGGTCACCACCTGGGCCGGCGCGCCCGCGCTGACCTGGTTCGAGGGCACCGCCCCCTACGGGGCGGGCAGCTACCGGGGCGAGTGGGTCGTGGTCGACAGCACCTACCGCGAGGTGGCCCGCATCGGCATGGCCAACGGCTACCGGGCCGACATCCACGACATCGAGCTCACCGACGACGGCACCGCCTACCTCATGGCCTACAACCCGCTGGTCTGCACGGGCGTCGCCCCCCTCGACACCTGCCGCCCGGGCGCCACCGTGCTCGAGGGCGTGCTCCAGGAGGTCGACGTGGCCTCGGGCCAGGTGCTGTGGGAGTGGCACAGCCTCGACCACGTCCCGATGAGCGACAACTACCTCGACCCGGCGAGCAACCTGGTCGACTACTTCCACCTCAACTCGGTCGACATCGACGACGACGGCGGCGTGCTGCTCACCGCCCGCTCCACGTCGGCCATGTACAAGCTCGACCGGGCCACCGGCGAGGTCCTCTGGACCTTCGGCGGCAAGCGCACCTCGTTTCCGAACGTGGTGGGCAGCCCCGGACCGCCCGACGGGCCGGACTACCCCCACGACGTGGAGGCCCGCGGCGGCGGCTCCTACAGCTGGTTCGACAACGGCGTGCGCCGGGGCGGCCCGGCCCGGGCCGACATCGCCACCCTCGACCCCGCGACCGGCACCGCCACCTTCACCAAGAGCCTCCAGCGCCCCGCCCCCCTCGACGCCCCCAGCCAGGGCAACATGCAGCCCCTGCCGACCGGCGGGAACCTGGTGTCGTGGGGCAACCGGGGCGTGGTCACCGAGTTCGGCCCCGCCGACCAGGTGGTCTTCGACGCGTCCCTCCTGGGCGTGTCCAGCTACCGCCAGTACCGCCAGGAGTGGGTGGGTGCCCCGACGTCGCTGCCCGCGGCCCGGGCCGATGCGGCCCCCGGGGGCACGGCCGTGCGGGTGAGCTGGAACGGCGACACCCGCACCGCGCAGTGGCGGATCCTGGCCAGGTCCTCCACCGGCTCGCTGAGCCCGGTCGCCACCGTCGCCCGCGACGGCTTCGAGACCGCGGCCACCATCCCCGGTCGCCCCCAGCGGGTGGTCGTGGAGGCCCTCGACGGGGGCGGGCAGGTCATCGGCCGCTCCGCCCCGGTGGCGGGCGCGGCCTGGTTCACCGAGACCGCCGGGCCGTCCGTGTCCGGCACCTACCGGCCCCTGGTGGGCGACTTCGGCGGCGGGCGCAACGACGACGTCGTCTACTACCAGCCCGGCACCGGGCCGGACTTCCTGCACGTCTCCGACGGCGCCGGCGGCTTCGCCTCGACCCTGCTGCCCCGGGTCAACGGCGACTACACGCCCCTCGTCGGCGACTTCGTGGGCGACGACCGCGACGAGGTGCTCTGGACCCGCCCGGGCCTCGGGCCGGCCTCGCTGTGGCGCTTCGACCTCCGCCCCCGCGACCAGGCGGTCGGCGTGGCCAGCGCCGGGCTGCTGGTGCCCGCCGCGGTCAACCGGTCGCTGGTCCTCGACCACCGCCCGTCCTACGGCGGCGGCCACGACGAGGTCCTCTTCTACGCGGTGGGCAACGGCCGCGACAGCGTCGAGCGCTTCTCCTGGCCCGCCGGCCAGCCCCTCGTGCGCACCACCCGCACCGTCGGCGTGGGCGGCCTCTACAACCCCATCATCGGTGACTACGACGGCAACGGCCAGGCCGACGTCCTCTGGTACGCCCCGGGCTCGGCGCCCGACTACATCTGGCTCACCCAGGGCGACGACGACGGCTCGACCGGCCAGCGCTCGGTCCGGGTCGCGATCAACGGCGACTACCAGGCCTTCGCCAGGAACTTCGCGGGCGGCGAGGAGCGTGACGAGGTGGCCTTCCTGGCGTCGGGCCCGGCGCCCGACCACCTGTGGACCTTCGACGCCGCCGGGCGGCCCACGTCCACCAGCGCCCCCACCTCGGGGGTCGGCCTGGGCATGCCGCTCGACGGGGCACCCGACGTGCTCATGACCTGGGTGCCCGACACCGCGCCGGGCATCACCCAGCTGGCGCCCGGCACCCCCACCAGCCGGTCCACCGGCAACACCGCGGTGGCGTCGGGCTACTACCCCATCATCGGCGACCTGGTCGGCCCGGTGGGCGGCTCCGACGTGCTCTGGTACGCAGCCGGCGGCCGCCCCGAGCGCCTCGACGTCTCCGGGTAGCGCCAGCGGTCTGACTGGACGCTCCCTCGTCGGGTAGTGCGTCCTGCGTCACACCACCGCCGCAGCCCAGGAGGCACCACCCATGGCCGACGACCAGCACGAGGTCTCGAGCTCGACCGCGACCATCGGCCAGGCGGTGAAGCTGGTGATCGCCGTCGTGATCCTCCTCGCCCTGGTGGCCCTGGCGGTGGCCAACTCCGACGAGGTGCCCGTCGACTGGCTCCTCGGCGACACCGACCTGCCTCTCATCGTGGTGATCCTGGGCTCGGCCGTGGCCGGCGCCCTCATCGCCGCCCTGCTCCGGCGCCGGCGGTCCTGACCCTGACGCCCGCCTGACCGCCCCGGCCCCCGACCGCGGCCCGCTCGGTACCGTCACGACGTGGACCCGCTGGTCGACCTGCTCCTCCTCGACGTGAACGGGGTGCTCTACGACTACGACCCGGAGGTGCGGGTCGCGGCCCTGGGCCGGGCCCTCGGCGTCGGGCCCGACGCCGTGCGCGACGCCCTCTTCACCAGCGGGCTGGAGGATGCCTCCGACGCCGGCGAGGTGGGCCCCGACGAGTACCTCGCCGAGGCCGGACGCCGGCTCGGCACCCCCCTCGACCGGGAGACCTGGGCCGCAGCCCTGGCCGGTGCGGTCACCCCGGTGCCGGACGTCCTCGCCGTCGTCGAGGCGGTCATCGGCCGGGTGCGCTGCGCCACCCTCTCCAACAACGGGCTGCTCGTGCGCGAGATGGTCGACCGGGTCTACCCCGACCTGGCCCGCCTCGGCGTCGAGGTCCACGTGGCGGCCGAGTTCGGCGAGGCCAAGCCCGACCGCGACGTGTACCTCGACGCCTGCGAGCGGTGCGGCGCCGACCCGACCCGCACCGCGTTCGTCGACGACAAGGAGGCCAACGCCCGGGGCGCGGCGGCCGCCGGTCTGCACGCCCACCACCACCGTGACGTCGACGGGCTGGCCACCTTCCTCTCCGACCTCGGCCTCCCCGTCGACGCGGGGCGGTGACCGGCGGCGACGTCGGTGGGTCCCGGCCCTGAGGGCGCCGTCTGACGATCCGCCCGCCTGGGTGCGCCGGTGGATCATCATCGCGGCGTGGAGTCGCTCGACCTCGACCTGGCCCTCGTCGCCCTGCTGGTCGTCGGCTTCGGGCTCGTGTCGGCCCGGGCGGCCCGGAGCCTGGTGTCGGGGCCCATGGCCTTCGTCGCCTTCGGGATCCTCATCGGCGGCGAGGGCCTCGACCTGCTCGGCGTCGAGGTCGACGCCGCCATCCTCGAGGTGCTGGCCGAGGTCACCCTGGCCCTCGTCCTGTTCACCGACGCCACCCGCATCGACCTCCGCGAGGCCCGCAAGGACGCATCCCTCCCGGGGCGGCTGCTCGGCATCGGCATGCCGCTCACGATCGCCGCCGGCCTGGGCGTGGGGCTGCTGCTGCTCACCGACCTGCGGGTCTGGGAGGCGGCCCTGCTGGCCGCCATCCTCGCCCCCACCGACGCCGCCCTCGGCCAGGCGGTGGTCACCGATCGGTCCATCCCCGTCCGCATCCGCCAGTCGCTCAACGTGGAGAGCGGGCTCAACGACGGCATCGCCGCCCCCGTGGTCACCGTGTGCCTGGCCCTCGCCGCGGTCGAGATCGACAGCGGCAGCGCCGGCACCTGGGTGCGCTTCGGCCTGGAGCAGATCGGCTTCGGGCTGGCCGTCGGCGTCACCACCGGCGCCCTCGGCGGGTGGCTGCTGCGGACCTGCAGCGCCCGCGGGTGGGTGACGGGCACGTTCCGGCAGCTGTCCACCATGGCCCTGGCCCTGGTCGCCTACGGGTTCGCGGGGGCAGCCGGGGGCAACGGCTTCATCGCCGCCTTCACCGCCGGCATCGCCTTCGGGTTCGTGGCCCGGGGCCTGACCGACGAGATCGAGGACTTCGCCGAGGACGAGGGCCAGCTGCTCACGCTGCTCACCTTCCTCTTCTTCGGGGCCTCCCTGGCCGGGCCCGCCCTCGGGGACATCACCTGGCGCATCGTCGCCTACGCCGTGCTCAGCCTCACCCTCGTGCGCGCCGTGCCGGTGGCCCTCAGCCAGCTCGGCGCCGGCCTGCGCCGGGAGACGGTCGCGCTGATGGCCTGGTTCGGCCCCCGCGGCCTGGCCTCCATCGCCTTCGTGCTCATGGTGCTGGAGGAGGCCGACCTGCCCGGGACCGAGACGATCCGCCTCACCGTCACCTGCACGGTGCTGCTGAGCGTGGTCGCCCACGGCGTGAGCGCCCGCCCCCTGGCCCGGGCCTACGGCCGGCGCATGGCTGCGGCCCAGCGCCACGACGAGGAGATGCCCGAGCACCGGCCCAGCCCCGACCTCCCCACCCGGGCCGGCGCTGCGCCCCCGCCCGCGCGCGCCGACCGGTAGGCGCCCTACCGCGGCTCGCGGGCCTCGTCGAACACCTGGCGGGCCGCCGGCCGCCACGTCTCCGCCGGAGAGGTGGCGTCGTCCCAGCCCTCGGTCTCGGCGAGGGCCCACTCGGCCCAGCGCCCGAGGAGGTCGTGGTGCTCGACGATGAGGCGGAAGGCGAGGGCGTTGACGTGCAGCCTCTCGGGGAAGGCGCCGCCGTCGTCGGCCACCTGGTCGTCGGCCATCTCGGCCAGGTCGTGGCGGGCCTCCCGGGCCTGGTCGCGCACGGCCTCCAGCGCGCCGCGCAGCTGCTCGAGGTCGCCCTGGTCGGCGAAGAGCACCCGCAGCGCGCCCTCGATCTCGAGGCTCGCCGGGGCCGGGGTGGTGCCCAGCCAGGCGCGCAGGGCCTCGCGACCGCGGGGGGTGATCGAGTAGGTGGTCCGGCGCCGTCGCCCGACCGCCCCCTCCTCGGCGGTGGCGTAGCCCGCCGCCACCAGGCGCTTGGGCTCGTCGTAGATCCGTCGCTCGGCCCGGGGCCAGACGTAGCCGAGCGTCCGGGTCATCTGCTGGGCCAGCTCGTAGGGCGTCCAGTCGCGCAGGGCGAGCAGGCCCAGGACCGAGTACGAGGTGGTCGAGAGGGTGGGGGGCATCCCATCTCCTGCTGTTGACATGGTGCGGATGTCAGCATATATCTACCGCCAGATGCTGACATCAGCACCATCGAAGGGAGATGCCATGTCCACCACCCCACCGACCCGGGACCACGTGGTCGTCGTGGTCGCCCACCCCGACGACGAGTCCTTCGGGTGCGGCTCGCTCATCGCCCGGGCCGTCGCCGCCGGCCGGCCCGTCACCGTCGTCTGCGCCACCCGCGGCGAGGGGGGCGAGCGCCTCCCCGACCCCGCCACCGACCACCTCCCCCTGGCCGAGGTGCGCGAGGCCGAGCTCCGGGCCGCCGCCGCGGTGCTCGGCGTGGGGGCGATCGAGGTCCTCGGCCACCGCGACTCGGGCTTCGACGGGCCGGTGGCGCCGGGCGCCCTCGTGGCGACCGACGTCGCCACCCTGGCCGAGGAGCTGGGCGGGCTGCTCGATCGCCTGGCGCCGACCGAGGTCGTGGTGCTCGACGGGCGCGACGGCCACCGCGACCACCTCCACGTGCTCGCCGCGGTCGAGCGGGCGCTGGCCGCCCGACCCGGCGTCCGCCTCGTCGAGTCGTGCCTGGCCGCCAGCCTCATGCGGCGGTGGGTCGAGGAGGTGCGCGGGGCCCAGCCCGACACGGCCTACCTCGAGCTCGACCCCGACACCCTCGGTCGCCCCGACGAGGAGCTGACCGCCCTCGA
Above is a window of Iamia majanohamensis DNA encoding:
- a CDS encoding PadR family transcriptional regulator, with protein sequence MPPTLSTTSYSVLGLLALRDWTPYELAQQMTRTLGYVWPRAERRIYDEPKRLVAAGYATAEEGAVGRRRRTTYSITPRGREALRAWLGTTPAPASLEIEGALRVLFADQGDLEQLRGALEAVRDQAREARHDLAEMADDQVADDGGAFPERLHVNALAFRLIVEHHDLLGRWAEWALAETEGWDDATSPAETWRPAARQVFDEAREPR
- a CDS encoding LapA family protein; translation: MADDQHEVSSSTATIGQAVKLVIAVVILLALVALAVANSDEVPVDWLLGDTDLPLIVVILGSAVAGALIAALLRRRRS
- a CDS encoding arylsulfotransferase family protein, with the protein product MHTRIEQSRRRRVGVALAAWTLGLAPLAVMAAAAPSGAQEASAVATSIPAPGSATSSPETTVTLTGVAPEAVGDLTVTGSETGPHAGTLTALPQGRGATFTPDAPFAAGEEVEVSSTVPVAGAEGTTFTFTVGTPAPDPGFLVGDEAEDAAPDTAPDGRAGTPKAGPTYGTRPDLRPPEISIGTPATTTAEGLLFSTPRAAGDGSTDQGVMIYDDQGEVVWFRPQLDPGAVVGNAVVTTWAGAPALTWFEGTAPYGAGSYRGEWVVVDSTYREVARIGMANGYRADIHDIELTDDGTAYLMAYNPLVCTGVAPLDTCRPGATVLEGVLQEVDVASGQVLWEWHSLDHVPMSDNYLDPASNLVDYFHLNSVDIDDDGGVLLTARSTSAMYKLDRATGEVLWTFGGKRTSFPNVVGSPGPPDGPDYPHDVEARGGGSYSWFDNGVRRGGPARADIATLDPATGTATFTKSLQRPAPLDAPSQGNMQPLPTGGNLVSWGNRGVVTEFGPADQVVFDASLLGVSSYRQYRQEWVGAPTSLPAARADAAPGGTAVRVSWNGDTRTAQWRILARSSTGSLSPVATVARDGFETAATIPGRPQRVVVEALDGGGQVIGRSAPVAGAAWFTETAGPSVSGTYRPLVGDFGGGRNDDVVYYQPGTGPDFLHVSDGAGGFASTLLPRVNGDYTPLVGDFVGDDRDEVLWTRPGLGPASLWRFDLRPRDQAVGVASAGLLVPAAVNRSLVLDHRPSYGGGHDEVLFYAVGNGRDSVERFSWPAGQPLVRTTRTVGVGGLYNPIIGDYDGNGQADVLWYAPGSAPDYIWLTQGDDDGSTGQRSVRVAINGDYQAFARNFAGGEERDEVAFLASGPAPDHLWTFDAAGRPTSTSAPTSGVGLGMPLDGAPDVLMTWVPDTAPGITQLAPGTPTSRSTGNTAVASGYYPIIGDLVGPVGGSDVLWYAAGGRPERLDVSG
- a CDS encoding HAD-IA family hydrolase, encoding MDPLVDLLLLDVNGVLYDYDPEVRVAALGRALGVGPDAVRDALFTSGLEDASDAGEVGPDEYLAEAGRRLGTPLDRETWAAALAGAVTPVPDVLAVVEAVIGRVRCATLSNNGLLVREMVDRVYPDLARLGVEVHVAAEFGEAKPDRDVYLDACERCGADPTRTAFVDDKEANARGAAAAGLHAHHHRDVDGLATFLSDLGLPVDAGR
- a CDS encoding cation:proton antiporter, whose translation is MESLDLDLALVALLVVGFGLVSARAARSLVSGPMAFVAFGILIGGEGLDLLGVEVDAAILEVLAEVTLALVLFTDATRIDLREARKDASLPGRLLGIGMPLTIAAGLGVGLLLLTDLRVWEAALLAAILAPTDAALGQAVVTDRSIPVRIRQSLNVESGLNDGIAAPVVTVCLALAAVEIDSGSAGTWVRFGLEQIGFGLAVGVTTGALGGWLLRTCSARGWVTGTFRQLSTMALALVAYGFAGAAGGNGFIAAFTAGIAFGFVARGLTDEIEDFAEDEGQLLTLLTFLFFGASLAGPALGDITWRIVAYAVLSLTLVRAVPVALSQLGAGLRRETVALMAWFGPRGLASIAFVLMVLEEADLPGTETIRLTVTCTVLLSVVAHGVSARPLARAYGRRMAAAQRHDEEMPEHRPSPDLPTRAGAAPPPARADR
- a CDS encoding PIG-L deacetylase family protein, which encodes MVRMSAYIYRQMLTSAPSKGDAMSTTPPTRDHVVVVVAHPDDESFGCGSLIARAVAAGRPVTVVCATRGEGGERLPDPATDHLPLAEVREAELRAAAAVLGVGAIEVLGHRDSGFDGPVAPGALVATDVATLAEELGGLLDRLAPTEVVVLDGRDGHRDHLHVLAAVERALAARPGVRLVESCLAASLMRRWVEEVRGAQPDTAYLELDPDTLGRPDEELTALDTSAHLEVRERAIACHRSQRSPFDDLSPELRRAFLGTDHVVVREEVAAAPTATRPG
- a CDS encoding DUF1028 domain-containing protein; its protein translation is MTFSIVGADPGRTTWGVAVASKFLAAGAYVPAAAAGAGAVATQAYGNLALRTDGVDLLRDGLGASELLRRFFAEDPQRAERQAGVVDAEGAAATFTGDRCQPWAGGHAEQTEAGSVAVQGNMLAGPEVVEAMLASWRASSPEQALARRLVEALARGQDAGGDPRGKQAAAVLVVREGAGYGGATDVHVDLRSDDSPEPIDDLLRMLDLHDLYFGSTPEDELVTPDEALADELRTRLGTAGYATGDLWRDLYDWMGRENFEERWHDGGRIDPVVLDQLRTAT